One Hypomesus transpacificus isolate Combined female chromosome 16, fHypTra1, whole genome shotgun sequence genomic window carries:
- the rubcn gene encoding run domain Beclin-1-interacting and cysteine-rich domain-containing protein isoform X3, with protein sequence MEITAEREAEERRREHWKLLSSLKTTVEGLVSSNNPNVWSRYGGLQRLHKDMNSILSHGLKHEQVYYKQKDYWPFVWCVRYISPHLASHVEQFSKLEPVLSSGMRSAGESHKAERWLLHSLQVHLLSAQLRPLLRHQGHTRKYFNEEAFLLSEPHVTAMFQCLEAVEQNNPRLLALIDTARLSPLKGLMKTQSMCVLVGAGRTSNGPQHGELSRRFTASQLSLREGPSATSTPTSTTASLQNTVNTDSSAPGAPWLCVSGTGECERGATPPPVAPAVPRIALTEPASPPPDAGEADYDDGPEYLAIGNLGQRRPRRDSRCSAAASEPEEVLATPLGQSSLAGAPPPLRRSSFSVGQKGPDRGGRGHVRSVSDTGLGRNHRHESPEVDSCVQGYGPFSPPSSDASTASSLYMESNGSQYGSVPDGMFRKPSEGQSLISYLSEQDFGSCADLEKENAHFSISESLIAAIELMKCNLRRRQEEGGGGGEEEGDSDSEIQLLKQKIRLRRQQLRHGPTSTCTPSQHLFHSTDSGGSRRSSQDSLHTSDSDSVEEVVECELKDADIKRSVTSSGRSFLSSESISPSFLQSNSAESVAMGLLRQFEGMQLPAASELDWLVPEHDAPQKLLPIPDSLPISPDDGEHADIYKLRIRVRGNLEWAPPRPQIIFNIHPAPKRKIIVAKQNYRCAGCGIRIDPDYIKRLRYCEYLGRYFCQCCHENAQTVVPGRVLRKWDFSKYYVSNFARDLLGKIAGDPLFNPNDINNSLYKKNKALETVRVLRVQLFHMKNLFKTCRLAKDVLDQFDSLPGHLTEDLHLFSLNDLGSVRSGELAPRLRDLLKLGSAHVASCVLCQAKGFVCEFCNNDKDIIFPFELHKCQRCEGEPPLVAGGICGLRPSSSSPAPSWRNWKFPRPRRLARALSQDRREGEGGELDESSSGDQGTGSGVEEAGGEPGEGREGGAEEKEAEGAGEKKKGERETLFGAFRRGRLAAAFSRGRGTEGGTEGKAGARAAEREGAEGEDREMSGGVRKEASSLFEVLNISKTTKKLSTAQGADRLAGVKGDKEQGEKEQIDEDGGEEKEKGEGSVPRVGTPAKALSGGDLEDRGKRGTDAEGGGRESEEESSKQHRETESDEEEVDREDSVTTAKEGNQGKESSLRERRGEVGGGKTGRFLNLKMLKPSRLANIFSRDTRESSERDASGESDGADDRHAKETEAPFNWRSRKTRRARRITKVRKEKKGGEESQECKACFHRNCFKGVKECPRCQRLAERRERMARKNMEEQEDKEEDEGGGS encoded by the exons ATGGAGATCACGGCAGAGAGAGAAGCCGAGGAACGCAG GAGGGAACACTGGAAGCTGCTGTCCAGTCTGAAGACCACAGTGGAGGGCCTGGTGTCCAGTAACAACCCCAACGTGTGGTCTCGCTACGGGGGCCTGCAGCGGCTGCACAAGGACATGAACAGCATCCTGAGCCACGGGCTCAAACACGAACAG GTGTACTATAAGCAGAAGGACTACTGGCCGTTCGTTTGGTGTGTGCGTTACATCAGTCCGCACTTGGCCTCGCACGTGGAACAG TTCAGTAAGCTGGAGCCGGTGTTGAGCAGTGGGATGCGGAGTGCAGGGGAGAGCCACAAGGCCGAGCGCTGGCTGCTCCACAGCCTCCAGGTCCACCTGCTGTCGGCCCAGCTCCGGCCCCTCCTCAGACACCAGGGGCACACGCGCAAGTACTTCAACG AGGAGGCCTTTCTCCTGAGCGAGCCCCACGTGACGGCCATGTTCCAGTGTCTGGAGGCGGTGGAGCAGAACAACCCCAGGCTGCTGGCCCTCATCGACACAGCCCGG CTCTCTCCTCTGAAGGGTCTGATGAAGACCCAGAGTATGTGTGTCTTAGTGGGGGCCGGGAGGACCAGCAACGGCCCCCAGCATGGAGAACTCAGCCGCAGGTTCACCGCCTCTCAGCTCTCCCTCCGAGAGGGACCCTCCGCCACCAGCACCCCCACCAGCACCACAGCCTCTTTACAGAACACTGTTAACACAG ACTCCAGCGCCCCGGGTGCCCCCTGGCTCTGTGTGTCCGGGACGGGGGAGTGTGAGCGCGGCGCGACTCCCCCTCCAGTCGCCCCGGCCGTCCCCCGCATCGCCCTGACCGAGCCCGCCTCCCCCCCGCCGGACGCCGGCGAGGCGGACTACGACGACGGGCCCGAGTACCTGGCCATCGGTAACCTGGGCCAGCGCCGCCCCCGCCGCGACTCCCGCTGCTCCGCCGCGGCCAGCGAGCCCGAAGAGGTCCTGGCCACGCCCCTGGGGCAGAGTTCCCTGGCGggggccccgccccctctccgaCGCTCCTCCTTCTCAGTGGGACAGAAGGGACCCGACCGGGGGGGCAGGGGCCACGTCCGCTCAGTGTCGGACACGGGACTCGGTCGGAATCACAGACAtg AGTCGCCTGAAGTGGACTCGTGTGTTCAGGGCTACGGTCCCTTCTCCCCCCCGAGCAGTGATGCGAGCACTGCCAGCTCCCTCTATATGGAGTCCA ATGGCTCGCAGTACGGCAGCGTTCCAGACGGCATGTTCCGGAAGCCGTCAGAAGGCCAGAGCCTCATCAGCTACTTGTCAGAGCAGGACTTTGGCAGCTGTGCCGACCTGGAGAAG GAGAACGCCCACTTCAGCATCTCCGAGTCCCTGATCGCCGCCATCGAGCTGATGAAGTGCAACCTGCGTcggcggcaggaggagggcgggggcgGCGGCGAGGAGGAGGGCGACAGCGACAGCGAGATCCAGCTGCTCAAGCAGAAGATCCGCCTGCGCCGGCAGCAGCTCCGCCACGGGCCCACGTCGACCTGCACGCCGTCGCAGCACC tgttccACTCGACAGACAGCGGAGGATCCAGGAGAAGCTCCCAGGATTCCCTGCACACGTCTGACTCGGACtccgtggaggaggtggtggagtgcGAGCTGAAAG ACGCCGACATCAAACGTAGCGTCACCTCCAGCGGTCGGTCGTTCCTTAGCTCCGAGTCCAT ctccccctccttcctccagtcCAACTCTGCTGAGTCGGTGGCCATGGGCCTGCTCAGGCAGTTTGAGGGCATGCAGCTGCCCGCCGCCTCGGAGCTCGACTGGCTGGTTCCAGAACACGACGCCCCTCAGAAG CTCCTGCCCATCCCCGACTCCTTGCCCATCTCCCCGGACGACGGCGAGCACGCCGACATCTACAAGCTGCGGATCCGGGTGCGAGGCAACCTGGAGTGGGCCCCGCCGCGGCCGCAGATCATCTTCAACATCCACCCCGCCCCCAA GAGGAAGATCATTGTCGCCAAGCAGAACTACCGCTGTGCGGGCTGTGGGATCCGCATAGACCCAG ACTACATCAAGCGACTGCGCTACTGCGAGTACCTGGGCCGCTACTTCTGCCAGTGCTGCCACGAGAACGCCCAGACGGTAGTGCCGGGCCGCGTGCTCCGTAAGTGGGACTTCAGCAAATACTACGTCAGCAACTTTGCCCGGGACCTGCTGGGCAAGATCGCCGGGGATCCCTTGTTCAACCCCAACGACATCAACAACAGCCTCTACAAGAAGAACAAGGCTCTGGAGACGGTCAGG GTCTTGAGAGTCCAACTCTTCCACATGAAAAACCTCTTCAAGACGTGCCGCCTCGCTAAAGA TGTGCTGGACCAGTTTGACAGCCTCCCAGGACACCTGACAGAGGACCTGCATCTCTTCTCCCTCAACGACCTCGGCAGCGTGCGCAGCGGTGAACTGGCCCCCCGTCTGCGAGACCTGCTCAAACTGGGTTCCGCCCACGTGGCCAGCTGTGTG CTGTGCCAGGCCAAGGGCTTCGTCTGTGAGTTCTGCAACAACGACAAAGACATCATCTTCCCCTTTGAGCTGCATAAGTGCCAGCGCTGCGAAGGTGAGCCCCCCCTTGTGGCCGGAGGGATATGCGGCCtgcgcccctcctcctcctcccctgccccttcCTGGAGAAACTGGAAGTTCCCCCGACCCCGTAGGCTCGCGAGGGCCTTGTcccaggacaggagagagggagaggggggggagctggACGAGAGCAGTAGCGGAGACCAGGGAACGGGCTCGGGCGTCGAGGAGGCGGGAGGAGAACCCGGGGAGGGACGCgaggggggagcagaggagaaggaggccgaGGGTgcgggagagaaaaagaaaggggagagggaaacGTTGTTTGGAGCGTTCAGGCGAGGCCGACTCGCCGCGGCCTTCTCTCGCGGCAGGGGaacggagggagggacggaggggaaGGCGGGAGCGCGGGCAGCTGAACGTGAGGGGGCGGAGGGCGAAGACAGGGAGATGAGTGGCGGCGTACGGAAAGAGGCGAGCAGCTTATTCGAAGTCCTCAACATTTCAAAAACAACCAAGAAactcagcacagcacagggcGCCGACAGACTAGCGGGCGTCAAAGGCGacaaggagcagggagagaaggaacagatagatgaagacggaggagaagagaaagagaagggagagggaagtgTCCCACGGGTCGGTACGCCAGCTAAGGCTCTCTCCGGGGGAGATCTGGAGgatagagggaagagagggacagacgcGGAAGGAGGGGGTAGAGAATCTGAGGAGGAGTCGTCAAAGCAGCACCGGGAGACTGAAAGCGACGAGGAAGAGGTGGACCGTGAGGATAGTGTCACGACGGCAAAGGAGGGAAACCAGGGGAAAGAGAGTAGCCTGAGGGAAAGACGGGGTGAGGTGGGCGGAGGCAAGACGGGGAGGTTCTTGAATCTGAAGATGTTAAAGCCATCTCGATTAGccaacattttctcaagagacaccagagagagtAGTGAACGGGATGCCAGTGGCGAGAGTGACGGAGCAGACGACAGACATGCCAAAGAGACCGAGGCTCCCTTCAATTGGAGGTCTCGCAAAACGCGCAGAGCCAGGAGAATAACCAAagtgaggaaagagaagaagggaggcgAGGAAAGCCagg AGTGCAAAGCATGCTTCCACCGCAACTGCTTCAAGGGGGTTAAGGAGTGCCCGCGATGCCAGCGTCTggcggagaggagggagaggatggcaCGGAAGaacatggaggagcaggaggacaaggaggaggacgagggaggcGGCAGCTGA
- the rubcn gene encoding run domain Beclin-1-interacting and cysteine-rich domain-containing protein isoform X5 yields MEITAEREAEERRREHWKLLSSLKTTVEGLVSSNNPNVWSRYGGLQRLHKDMNSILSHGLKHEQVYYKQKDYWPFVWCVRYISPHLASHVEQFSKLEPVLSSGMRSAGESHKAERWLLHSLQVHLLSAQLRPLLRHQGHTRKYFNEEAFLLSEPHVTAMFQCLEAVEQNNPRLLALIDTARLSPLKGLMKTQSMCVLVGAGRTSNGPQHGELSRRFTASQLSLREGPSATSTPTSTTASLQNTVNTDSSAPGAPWLCVSGTGECERGATPPPVAPAVPRIALTEPASPPPDAGEADYDDGPEYLAIGNLGQRRPRRDSRCSAAASEPEEVLATPLGQSSLAGAPPPLRRSSFSVGQKGPDRGGRGHVRSVSDTGLGRNHRHESPEVDSCVQGYGPFSPPSSDASTASSLYMESNGSQYGSVPDGMFRKPSEGQSLISYLSEQDFGSCADLEKENAHFSISESLIAAIELMKCNLRRRQEEGGGGGEEEGDSDSEIQLLKQKIRLRRQQLRHGPTSTCTPSQHLFHSTDSGGSRRSSQDSLHTSDSDSVEEVVECELKDADIKRSVTSSGRSFLSSESISPSFLQSNSAESVAMGLLRQFEGMQLPAASELDWLVPEHDAPQKLLPIPDSLPISPDDGEHADIYKLRIRVRGNLEWAPPRPQIIFNIHPAPKRKIIVAKQNYRCAGCGIRIDPDYIKRLRYCEYLGRYFCQCCHENAQTVVPGRVLRKWDFSKYYVSNFARDLLGKIAGDPLFNPNDINNSLYKKNKALETVRVLRVQLFHMKNLFKTCRLAKDVLDQFDSLPGHLTEDLHLFSLNDLGSVRSGELAPRLRDLLKLGSAHVASCVLCQAKGFVCEFCNNDKDIIFPFELHKCQRCEECKACFHRNCFKGVKECPRCQRLAERRERMARKNMEEQEDKEEDEGGGS; encoded by the exons ATGGAGATCACGGCAGAGAGAGAAGCCGAGGAACGCAG GAGGGAACACTGGAAGCTGCTGTCCAGTCTGAAGACCACAGTGGAGGGCCTGGTGTCCAGTAACAACCCCAACGTGTGGTCTCGCTACGGGGGCCTGCAGCGGCTGCACAAGGACATGAACAGCATCCTGAGCCACGGGCTCAAACACGAACAG GTGTACTATAAGCAGAAGGACTACTGGCCGTTCGTTTGGTGTGTGCGTTACATCAGTCCGCACTTGGCCTCGCACGTGGAACAG TTCAGTAAGCTGGAGCCGGTGTTGAGCAGTGGGATGCGGAGTGCAGGGGAGAGCCACAAGGCCGAGCGCTGGCTGCTCCACAGCCTCCAGGTCCACCTGCTGTCGGCCCAGCTCCGGCCCCTCCTCAGACACCAGGGGCACACGCGCAAGTACTTCAACG AGGAGGCCTTTCTCCTGAGCGAGCCCCACGTGACGGCCATGTTCCAGTGTCTGGAGGCGGTGGAGCAGAACAACCCCAGGCTGCTGGCCCTCATCGACACAGCCCGG CTCTCTCCTCTGAAGGGTCTGATGAAGACCCAGAGTATGTGTGTCTTAGTGGGGGCCGGGAGGACCAGCAACGGCCCCCAGCATGGAGAACTCAGCCGCAGGTTCACCGCCTCTCAGCTCTCCCTCCGAGAGGGACCCTCCGCCACCAGCACCCCCACCAGCACCACAGCCTCTTTACAGAACACTGTTAACACAG ACTCCAGCGCCCCGGGTGCCCCCTGGCTCTGTGTGTCCGGGACGGGGGAGTGTGAGCGCGGCGCGACTCCCCCTCCAGTCGCCCCGGCCGTCCCCCGCATCGCCCTGACCGAGCCCGCCTCCCCCCCGCCGGACGCCGGCGAGGCGGACTACGACGACGGGCCCGAGTACCTGGCCATCGGTAACCTGGGCCAGCGCCGCCCCCGCCGCGACTCCCGCTGCTCCGCCGCGGCCAGCGAGCCCGAAGAGGTCCTGGCCACGCCCCTGGGGCAGAGTTCCCTGGCGggggccccgccccctctccgaCGCTCCTCCTTCTCAGTGGGACAGAAGGGACCCGACCGGGGGGGCAGGGGCCACGTCCGCTCAGTGTCGGACACGGGACTCGGTCGGAATCACAGACAtg AGTCGCCTGAAGTGGACTCGTGTGTTCAGGGCTACGGTCCCTTCTCCCCCCCGAGCAGTGATGCGAGCACTGCCAGCTCCCTCTATATGGAGTCCA ATGGCTCGCAGTACGGCAGCGTTCCAGACGGCATGTTCCGGAAGCCGTCAGAAGGCCAGAGCCTCATCAGCTACTTGTCAGAGCAGGACTTTGGCAGCTGTGCCGACCTGGAGAAG GAGAACGCCCACTTCAGCATCTCCGAGTCCCTGATCGCCGCCATCGAGCTGATGAAGTGCAACCTGCGTcggcggcaggaggagggcgggggcgGCGGCGAGGAGGAGGGCGACAGCGACAGCGAGATCCAGCTGCTCAAGCAGAAGATCCGCCTGCGCCGGCAGCAGCTCCGCCACGGGCCCACGTCGACCTGCACGCCGTCGCAGCACC tgttccACTCGACAGACAGCGGAGGATCCAGGAGAAGCTCCCAGGATTCCCTGCACACGTCTGACTCGGACtccgtggaggaggtggtggagtgcGAGCTGAAAG ACGCCGACATCAAACGTAGCGTCACCTCCAGCGGTCGGTCGTTCCTTAGCTCCGAGTCCAT ctccccctccttcctccagtcCAACTCTGCTGAGTCGGTGGCCATGGGCCTGCTCAGGCAGTTTGAGGGCATGCAGCTGCCCGCCGCCTCGGAGCTCGACTGGCTGGTTCCAGAACACGACGCCCCTCAGAAG CTCCTGCCCATCCCCGACTCCTTGCCCATCTCCCCGGACGACGGCGAGCACGCCGACATCTACAAGCTGCGGATCCGGGTGCGAGGCAACCTGGAGTGGGCCCCGCCGCGGCCGCAGATCATCTTCAACATCCACCCCGCCCCCAA GAGGAAGATCATTGTCGCCAAGCAGAACTACCGCTGTGCGGGCTGTGGGATCCGCATAGACCCAG ACTACATCAAGCGACTGCGCTACTGCGAGTACCTGGGCCGCTACTTCTGCCAGTGCTGCCACGAGAACGCCCAGACGGTAGTGCCGGGCCGCGTGCTCCGTAAGTGGGACTTCAGCAAATACTACGTCAGCAACTTTGCCCGGGACCTGCTGGGCAAGATCGCCGGGGATCCCTTGTTCAACCCCAACGACATCAACAACAGCCTCTACAAGAAGAACAAGGCTCTGGAGACGGTCAGG GTCTTGAGAGTCCAACTCTTCCACATGAAAAACCTCTTCAAGACGTGCCGCCTCGCTAAAGA TGTGCTGGACCAGTTTGACAGCCTCCCAGGACACCTGACAGAGGACCTGCATCTCTTCTCCCTCAACGACCTCGGCAGCGTGCGCAGCGGTGAACTGGCCCCCCGTCTGCGAGACCTGCTCAAACTGGGTTCCGCCCACGTGGCCAGCTGTGTG CTGTGCCAGGCCAAGGGCTTCGTCTGTGAGTTCTGCAACAACGACAAAGACATCATCTTCCCCTTTGAGCTGCATAAGTGCCAGCGCTGCGAAG AGTGCAAAGCATGCTTCCACCGCAACTGCTTCAAGGGGGTTAAGGAGTGCCCGCGATGCCAGCGTCTggcggagaggagggagaggatggcaCGGAAGaacatggaggagcaggaggacaaggaggaggacgagggaggcGGCAGCTGA